A window from Candidatus Polarisedimenticolaceae bacterium encodes these proteins:
- the rpsG gene encoding 30S ribosomal protein S7, producing MPRRGNIPKREILPDPVYQSPLVTRFISCLMYDGKKSTAESIFYGAMQFVQERGKDDPVKIFRKAVDNVKPMLEVKSRRVGGSNYQVPVEVRPERRTALGIRWIISYSRERSEKSMQEKLANEILDASALRGGAFKKKEDTHKMAEANKAFAHYRW from the coding sequence ATGCCTCGACGCGGTAACATCCCGAAGCGCGAGATCCTGCCGGATCCCGTCTATCAGTCTCCGCTCGTGACGCGGTTCATCAGCTGCCTCATGTACGACGGAAAGAAGTCGACCGCCGAGTCGATCTTCTACGGCGCGATGCAGTTCGTTCAGGAGCGCGGCAAGGACGATCCGGTCAAGATCTTCCGCAAGGCCGTCGACAACGTGAAGCCGATGCTGGAAGTGAAGTCACGCCGCGTCGGCGGCTCGAACTACCAGGTCCCGGTGGAGGTGCGGCCCGAACGGCGCACCGCGCTCGGGATCCGCTGGATCATCTCGTACTCGCGCGAGCGCTCCGAGAAGTCGATGCAGGAGAAGCTGGCGAACGAGATCTTGGACGCTTCCGCGCTCCGCGGCGGCGCGTTCAAGAAGAAGGAAGACACGCACAAGATGGCGGAGGCCAACAAAGCCTTCGCGCACTATCGGTGGTAG